A genome region from Pseudomonas anguilliseptica includes the following:
- a CDS encoding FUSC family protein, producing the protein MTRQAMVSAAILLGIVALCLIDSRLATAMVIPITVASLLSQFELTMSKRAAFGLIALNLLGGVAASLAFTMIEMKPSLWMVTPTVLLVSLLFAGKAVMGTTTGKVFGGGLTTFLILFGLGVSPLPGETPELFSTRIAYVLFAILYALCMASLFWPKPRNASH; encoded by the coding sequence GTGACGCGCCAGGCAATGGTCAGTGCCGCAATTTTGCTGGGGATCGTTGCGCTGTGTTTGATTGATTCGCGCCTGGCCACGGCGATGGTCATACCGATTACCGTCGCTTCGCTGCTCAGCCAGTTTGAGCTGACGATGAGCAAGCGGGCAGCTTTCGGGCTGATCGCGCTTAACCTGCTGGGCGGGGTTGCGGCCTCTCTGGCATTTACCATGATCGAAATGAAGCCCAGTCTCTGGATGGTTACCCCCACGGTGCTGCTGGTAAGCCTGCTGTTTGCCGGCAAGGCGGTAATGGGTACCACGACGGGCAAGGTATTTGGCGGCGGGCTGACGACCTTTCTGATTCTCTTTGGCCTCGGCGTTTCGCCATTGCCTGGCGAAACGCCGGAGCTGTTTTCCACGCGAATTGCCTATGTGTTGTTCGCGATTCTGTATGCCTTGTGCATGGCCAGCCTGTTCTGGCCCAAGCCGCGTAACGCCAGCCACTAA
- a CDS encoding disulfide bond formation protein B, whose product MSRATSLMPLLALITLACFAMLGGALLLQHLAGWEPCTLCIQIRLWLLCGGVVSLLILALEALGLRWLTLPLWPLLLAAAGMAVYDNTHLVLIETGVLESSSCSPFPFYAFYLPLHDWLPSVFMSAGVCGQNDYNILGLSFTYWTLLSVALLLALCLFAAWRAVRR is encoded by the coding sequence ATGTCCCGCGCCACCTCGCTCATGCCCCTGCTCGCCCTGATTACGCTCGCCTGTTTTGCCATGCTCGGCGGGGCCTTGCTGCTGCAGCATTTAGCCGGTTGGGAGCCCTGCACCCTGTGCATTCAGATTCGCCTATGGCTGCTCTGTGGTGGCGTTGTCAGCCTGCTGATTCTGGCGCTAGAAGCCCTCGGTCTGCGCTGGCTGACCTTGCCGCTATGGCCCTTGCTGTTGGCCGCTGCGGGTATGGCGGTGTATGACAACACGCACCTGGTGCTGATCGAAACCGGCGTGCTGGAAAGTTCCAGCTGCTCGCCGTTTCCTTTCTACGCCTTTTATCTGCCGCTGCATGACTGGCTACCCAGCGTATTTATGAGCGCTGGTGTGTGCGGGCAGAACGACTACAACATTCTCGGTCTGTCGTTTACCTACTGGACCCTGCTCAGCGTCGCCCTTCTCTTGGCCCTATGTCTGTTTGCTGCCTGGCGCGCCGTGCGCCGCTGA
- the katG gene encoding catalase/peroxidase HPI, whose translation MSNEAKCPFSGGAGKNTLTGGAPKNADWWPNQLNLKILHQHSAKSDPMGEGFNYADEFKSLDLHAVIKDLTALMTDSQDWWPADWGHYGGLMIRMAWHAAGTYRIHDGRGGAGTGNQRFAPLNSWPDNGNLDKARRLLWPIKQKYGRKLSWADLFVLAGNVALESMGFKTFGFAGGRPDIWEPEEDTYWGSETEWLATSDKPHSRYTGNRELENPLAAVQMGLIYVNPEGPDGNPDPVASGRDVRETFARMAMNDEETVALVAGGHTFGKAHGAGDPSLVGPEPEAAPLEEQGLGWINKLGTGKGVHTTTSGIEGAWKPNPTTWDNGYFDMLFGYEWELSKSPAGAHQWTPKNVKPEHLIPDAHDPAKKHPPMMTTADMSLRMEPAYEKISRHFHQNPQAFADAFARAWFKLTHRDMGPRARYLGPLVPQEELIWQDPVPAVNHALVDAQDIAGLKAKVLASGLSIAQLVNTAWASASTFRGSDKRGGANGARIRLAPQKDWEVNQPAELSKVLAALETIQKDFNASASGGKKISLADLIVLAGSAAVEAAAKKGGVDAVVSFAPGRTDATQEQTDVESFAVLEPKADGFRNYARKGYENVVAELLVDKAQLLELTSPEMTVLIGGLRALNANVGKAQHGVFTKRPETLSTDFFVNLLDMGTKWQKSASEGVLEGRDRKTGDLKWTATQVDLVFGSNSQLRAQAEVYATSDAQAKFVQDFVAAWTKVMNLDRFDLK comes from the coding sequence ATGTCCAATGAAGCGAAGTGCCCGTTCTCGGGTGGTGCCGGCAAGAACACCTTGACTGGAGGCGCCCCGAAGAACGCCGATTGGTGGCCCAATCAGCTCAACCTGAAGATTCTGCACCAGCATTCCGCCAAGTCTGACCCCATGGGGGAAGGCTTCAATTACGCCGACGAATTCAAGAGCCTTGATCTGCATGCCGTGATCAAGGACCTCACCGCCTTGATGACTGACTCTCAGGACTGGTGGCCCGCAGACTGGGGGCACTACGGTGGCCTGATGATCCGTATGGCTTGGCACGCTGCGGGTACTTACCGCATTCACGATGGCCGTGGTGGCGCAGGTACTGGCAACCAGCGTTTTGCCCCGCTCAACAGCTGGCCGGACAACGGCAACCTGGACAAGGCCCGTCGACTGCTCTGGCCAATCAAGCAGAAGTACGGGCGTAAACTGTCCTGGGCTGACCTGTTCGTCCTGGCCGGTAACGTCGCCCTGGAATCCATGGGCTTCAAGACCTTCGGCTTTGCCGGCGGCCGTCCGGATATCTGGGAGCCGGAAGAAGACACCTACTGGGGTTCAGAAACCGAGTGGCTGGCCACCAGCGACAAACCGCACAGCCGTTACACCGGCAATCGTGAACTGGAAAACCCGCTGGCCGCCGTGCAGATGGGCCTGATCTACGTCAACCCGGAGGGCCCGGATGGCAACCCGGATCCCGTCGCCTCGGGGCGTGATGTGCGTGAAACCTTCGCCCGCATGGCCATGAATGATGAAGAGACCGTGGCCTTGGTTGCTGGCGGCCACACCTTCGGTAAAGCTCACGGTGCGGGTGACCCGTCGCTGGTCGGCCCTGAGCCGGAAGCTGCACCGTTGGAAGAGCAGGGCCTGGGCTGGATCAATAAGCTCGGCACTGGTAAAGGCGTACACACCACCACCAGTGGTATTGAAGGCGCCTGGAAGCCCAACCCAACCACCTGGGATAACGGCTATTTCGACATGCTGTTCGGCTACGAGTGGGAGCTGAGCAAGAGCCCGGCAGGTGCTCACCAGTGGACGCCGAAGAACGTCAAACCTGAGCACTTGATCCCGGACGCGCATGACCCGGCGAAGAAACATCCGCCGATGATGACCACCGCCGACATGTCACTGCGTATGGAACCGGCCTACGAGAAGATTTCGCGCCACTTCCACCAGAACCCGCAAGCCTTTGCCGATGCCTTCGCCCGCGCCTGGTTCAAACTGACCCACCGCGACATGGGCCCACGTGCTCGTTACCTCGGCCCGCTGGTGCCGCAGGAAGAGCTGATCTGGCAAGACCCGGTTCCGGCCGTCAACCATGCACTGGTAGATGCACAGGACATCGCAGGCCTCAAGGCCAAGGTACTGGCATCCGGTCTGTCGATTGCGCAACTGGTCAACACCGCCTGGGCTTCCGCATCTACCTTCCGTGGCAGCGACAAACGTGGTGGGGCCAACGGCGCGCGTATTCGTCTCGCTCCGCAGAAGGACTGGGAAGTTAACCAACCTGCCGAACTATCCAAGGTATTGGCAGCGCTGGAAACCATCCAGAAGGACTTCAATGCATCGGCAAGTGGCGGCAAGAAAATCTCCCTGGCGGATCTGATCGTCCTCGCCGGTTCTGCTGCGGTGGAAGCCGCCGCGAAGAAGGGCGGTGTGGATGCTGTGGTGTCGTTCGCGCCAGGCCGCACTGACGCTACTCAGGAGCAAACTGACGTCGAATCCTTCGCGGTACTGGAACCCAAAGCTGATGGCTTCCGTAACTATGCCCGCAAGGGTTACGAAAACGTTGTCGCCGAGTTGCTGGTAGACAAGGCGCAGCTGCTGGAGCTGACCTCGCCGGAGATGACCGTACTGATCGGTGGTCTGCGCGCGCTGAATGCCAATGTCGGCAAAGCCCAGCATGGTGTGTTCACCAAGCGCCCGGAAACCCTGAGCACTGACTTCTTCGTCAATCTGCTCGACATGGGCACCAAGTGGCAGAAGTCTGCCAGCGAGGGTGTGCTGGAAGGTCGTGATCGCAAGACCGGCGATCTGAAATGGACCGCAACTCAGGTTGACCTGGTGTTCGGCTCCAACTCCCAGCTGCGCGCTCAGGCGGAGGTTTACGCCACCAGCGATGCACAAGCGAAGTTTGTGCAGGACTTCGTCGCCGCCTGGACCAAGGTGATGAACCTGGATCGCTTCGATCTCAAGTGA
- a CDS encoding ATP-dependent zinc protease: MANQPQIYGLHEQIALQELALNLPAKLDTGAETASLSAKNIEMFKRDGGEWVRFQLGMENPKQAQVIEKPLTRMSYIKRRADDRKPGDKQLYTVRPVVEMDICVGAELKNIEVNLTDRSAFEFPLLIGSSALKEFNAAVSPGVRYSAGQPSCTQTS, encoded by the coding sequence ATGGCAAACCAGCCACAGATTTACGGTCTGCACGAACAGATTGCGTTACAGGAACTGGCGTTAAACCTACCCGCAAAACTCGACACCGGTGCCGAGACCGCTTCGCTAAGCGCTAAAAATATTGAAATGTTCAAGCGCGATGGTGGTGAGTGGGTACGTTTCCAGTTAGGTATGGAAAACCCCAAACAAGCACAGGTCATCGAAAAGCCGTTGACGCGAATGAGCTACATCAAGCGCCGCGCCGATGATCGCAAACCAGGCGACAAACAGCTGTATACAGTGCGTCCGGTAGTTGAGATGGATATTTGCGTGGGCGCTGAGCTGAAAAATATCGAGGTCAATCTGACGGATCGCAGTGCGTTTGAATTCCCTCTGTTGATTGGCTCATCCGCGTTAAAAGAGTTCAACGCGGCAGTTAGCCCCGGGGTTCGTTATTCCGCAGGGCAACCGAGCTGTACGCAAACCAGCTGA
- a CDS encoding cupin domain-containing protein: MSAFSFSADWPSWECHPAGEELVMLLSGSAVLLLEEADGERELLLDTVGSYVLVPQGVWHTARTMQPTTLLFLTPGAGTEHRPV; this comes from the coding sequence ATGTCTGCCTTCAGCTTTTCGGCAGACTGGCCCAGCTGGGAATGCCATCCAGCTGGTGAAGAGCTGGTCATGTTGCTAAGTGGCAGTGCAGTGTTGCTGCTTGAAGAAGCAGACGGCGAGCGCGAACTACTGCTTGATACGGTTGGCAGCTACGTTCTGGTGCCACAGGGTGTATGGCATACGGCCAGAACTATGCAGCCCACCACTCTACTGTTTCTTACGCCTGGTGCCGGCACCGAACATCGTCCTGTCTGA